The Pseudanabaena galeata CCNP1313 genome includes a region encoding these proteins:
- a CDS encoding cytochrome b — translation MKEVKSVEQSQTKKPRFNSAFQRLMSVHWWMAGLYLILFMGGTFMARLPRSEFRGALYDFHKSIAVLTIILLVWRIATLIQVLLKKYRSRLPKLSNQWIKNFVLHTFIYGFMVGVPITGFFFSNSFRANNVSLFGLVLPDIFPENKNLVQIGRSLHFWLAYTFLTFIALHLISQWKVAKANWRRFVGFVQVKFIKE, via the coding sequence ATGAAAGAAGTTAAATCAGTAGAGCAATCTCAAACTAAAAAGCCCAGATTCAATTCAGCCTTTCAACGTTTAATGTCGGTACATTGGTGGATGGCAGGACTCTATTTAATTCTATTCATGGGTGGCACTTTCATGGCTCGACTGCCGAGAAGTGAGTTTCGAGGAGCGCTGTATGATTTTCACAAGTCGATCGCTGTATTAACAATCATTCTTTTGGTATGGCGGATTGCTACTTTGATCCAAGTGCTATTAAAAAAATATAGAAGTCGGCTACCAAAGCTATCAAATCAATGGATTAAGAACTTTGTGCTGCATACTTTCATCTATGGTTTTATGGTAGGAGTACCAATCACTGGCTTTTTCTTTTCTAATTCTTTTCGCGCCAATAATGTCAGCTTGTTTGGCTTAGTTTTACCAGATATTTTTCCTGAAAATAAAAATCTAGTTCAGATAGGGCGATCACTACATTTCTGGCTGGCATACACTTTTTTGACATTTATTGCACTACATCTGATTAGTCAATGGAAAGTAGCTAAAGCCAACTGGCGAAGGTTTGTAGGGTTTGTGCAAGTAAAATTTATTAAGGAATAA
- a CDS encoding XisI protein: protein MDKLTEYPRLIKRILAEYIEVCNRRNHPDIETFMIVDEAKGHYIWMNLGWQNGERFTGMTVYVRIRDNKFWIEEDWTEEGLATDLVRAGVAKEDIVLAFHEPKMRHYTDFAVAS from the coding sequence GTGGATAAACTAACTGAGTACCCTAGATTAATTAAGCGTATCTTGGCGGAATATATAGAGGTGTGTAATCGCCGCAATCACCCAGACATTGAAACATTTATGATCGTGGATGAGGCAAAGGGACACTATATTTGGATGAATCTTGGTTGGCAAAACGGCGAACGTTTCACGGGTATGACTGTTTATGTTCGTATCCGAGATAATAAATTCTGGATTGAAGAGGATTGGACTGAAGAAGGTCTCGCAACTGATTTAGTTCGTGCAGGTGTCGCAAAAGAAGATATCGTATTGGCATTTCATGAACCTAAAATGCGTCATTATACAGACTTTGCAGTAGCTTCGTAG
- a CDS encoding DUF433 domain-containing protein: MSLMSAPDKFQVISPPFRWDEAGGVRIGSSRVTLDSLLASYHNGSTPEEIAIQYSVLHLEDIYSAIAYYLNHREEIDNYLEQRNQQAQKLRQQLTQKHDLANLRQRLLARQSQQESR; encoded by the coding sequence ATGTCCCTAATGAGCGCCCCAGATAAGTTTCAAGTAATATCTCCTCCTTTTCGTTGGGATGAGGCAGGAGGTGTTCGTATCGGTTCAAGTCGAGTAACACTGGATAGTCTACTTGCTTCATATCACAATGGCTCCACTCCTGAAGAAATTGCTATTCAGTATTCAGTTCTTCACTTAGAAGACATATACAGTGCGATCGCTTATTATCTAAACCATCGCGAGGAAATTGACAACTATCTGGAGCAACGCAATCAACAAGCTCAAAAACTCAGGCAACAACTTACTCAAAAGCACGACCTCGCCAATCTAAGGCAGCGCTTGCTTGCTCGTCAGTCACAACAAGAATCGAGATAA
- a CDS encoding efflux RND transporter permease subunit, which yields MLNSILKWSIAQRWLVVIGAIVITILSSYNLTRMPLDVFPSFAPPQVEIQTEAEGLAPEEIESLITLPIESAVNGTPDVVTVRSASAVGISTVKIIFDGNTDIYKARQLVAERLQQVRAKLPENAKEPEISPVSSPIGTILMYAFTVEDNQNNSEPKTDLMEVRRLVDRNVSNRILAVAGVSQAIAYGGDVRQYQVLVDPAKLVAFNVSLEQVTEAASQANLNAAGGFLITTDREEIIRGVGRIETVEQLAEAVVTARDGKPVKLSDVAEVKLGAALSRGDGSVNGKRAVVLLINKQPQADTPTVTRAVEKAIAEVQAALPKDVKVQVTFRQESFIESAIENVRNSLRDGIIIVAIIMIMFLMNWRTAVITLSAIPLSILIGMLILSWFGQGINTMTLGGLAVAIGSVVDDSIVDMENCYRGMRQNQAEGNPKHPFTVVYDTSVEVRVSVIFSTIIIGVVFAPIFTLTGVEGSIFAPMGVAYLVSIFASTLVAMTLSPALCAILLASCQLPSDETWVSNFAQRLYRPLLNLSIHRPKLILFPAIAALVASLIILPALGRVFLPEFQERSLVNTILLYPGTSLERTNRMGLALQDALKDDPDFTTVQLRSGRAPGDSDAGGVNLGHVDIELSDRGIQDRAGSIAKLRQEFNKLPGVASNIGGFISHRMDEVLSGVRSAIAVKVFGQDLEELRAIGREVETAMKGIDGLVDLQLEPQVPVRQLQIKFDRPMAARYGLTIGHLAEMVETSLNGKTVSQVLQGQQLFDLVVWLKPEARNNLDVIQNLLVDTPTGQKIPLSQVAQIEYGTGANTINRENVSRLLVVSANVSGRDLRSLVNEIQEKVKQQVILPAGYFIQYGGQFESEERATQNLLIFGSLAALIIAVLMYFAVKSIPAMLMIMVNLPLAVVGGILAIAISGSVISVASLVGFITLFGVAVRNGLLLVDNYNQKFAKGIPFQQVIHEGSMERLVAILMTALTSALGMVPLVIGTGAGKEILQPLAVVVLGGLVTSTALTLLVLPALYSQFGKYVAPKLKTELVSPATQEPQTSIF from the coding sequence ATGCTCAACTCTATTCTCAAATGGTCGATCGCACAGCGTTGGTTAGTTGTCATCGGCGCAATTGTAATTACCATTCTTAGCAGTTACAACCTGACGCGGATGCCCCTCGATGTATTCCCTAGCTTTGCACCGCCACAGGTAGAAATTCAAACAGAAGCCGAGGGTTTAGCGCCTGAAGAAATAGAATCATTAATTACCTTGCCCATCGAAAGCGCCGTTAATGGAACTCCCGATGTTGTGACCGTGCGATCGGCTTCAGCCGTGGGGATTTCTACGGTCAAAATTATTTTTGATGGCAATACGGATATTTATAAAGCACGTCAATTAGTTGCCGAACGCTTGCAACAAGTGCGTGCTAAATTGCCTGAGAATGCTAAAGAGCCAGAAATATCACCAGTTTCTTCACCGATTGGCACGATTTTGATGTATGCCTTTACAGTGGAAGATAATCAAAATAATTCAGAGCCAAAAACTGACTTAATGGAAGTGCGGCGACTGGTCGATCGCAATGTTTCCAATCGCATCTTGGCAGTGGCAGGAGTATCACAGGCGATCGCCTATGGTGGTGATGTCAGGCAATATCAGGTTTTAGTCGATCCTGCTAAATTAGTTGCTTTTAACGTCTCTTTGGAGCAGGTGACTGAAGCCGCGAGTCAGGCAAATCTCAATGCCGCAGGTGGATTTTTAATTACGACCGATCGCGAAGAAATTATTCGCGGGGTGGGACGGATTGAAACCGTTGAGCAGTTGGCGGAAGCAGTGGTGACGGCTCGCGATGGTAAGCCTGTGAAATTGAGCGATGTTGCCGAAGTGAAATTGGGAGCCGCCCTATCACGGGGCGATGGTAGCGTCAATGGCAAGCGGGCTGTGGTATTGCTCATCAATAAGCAACCCCAAGCGGATACTCCCACCGTGACCCGCGCTGTCGAAAAAGCGATCGCTGAAGTCCAAGCTGCCCTTCCCAAGGATGTGAAAGTGCAAGTTACCTTTCGCCAAGAGAGCTTTATTGAGTCAGCGATCGAAAATGTGCGGAATTCCCTCCGTGACGGCATCATCATCGTAGCCATAATCATGATTATGTTCCTGATGAATTGGCGCACGGCTGTCATTACCCTCAGTGCGATTCCTCTATCAATTCTCATTGGAATGCTGATTTTGTCATGGTTTGGACAAGGCATTAATACGATGACTTTGGGTGGTCTGGCAGTGGCGATCGGTTCTGTCGTCGATGACTCCATTGTTGATATGGAAAACTGCTATCGCGGAATGCGTCAGAACCAAGCCGAGGGTAATCCCAAACATCCCTTTACTGTGGTTTATGACACTTCCGTAGAAGTGCGCGTCAGCGTGATTTTCTCCACGATCATTATTGGTGTAGTTTTTGCACCGATTTTTACGCTGACGGGAGTGGAAGGAAGTATTTTTGCACCGATGGGCGTGGCTTATCTCGTATCTATTTTTGCCTCAACCCTAGTGGCGATGACCCTCTCCCCTGCCCTCTGTGCGATTTTACTGGCTTCCTGTCAACTGCCTAGCGATGAAACATGGGTGAGTAACTTTGCCCAGAGACTCTATCGCCCCTTGTTAAATCTATCTATTCATCGACCCAAATTAATTCTATTTCCTGCGATCGCTGCTTTAGTTGCATCTCTGATCATCTTGCCAGCCCTCGGTCGAGTTTTTCTACCCGAATTCCAAGAGCGATCGCTAGTCAATACGATCTTGCTTTACCCTGGCACTTCTCTAGAACGGACAAACCGCATGGGCTTAGCCCTTCAAGACGCACTCAAGGATGATCCAGACTTCACAACCGTACAGTTACGCTCTGGTCGCGCCCCTGGGGATTCGGATGCGGGAGGTGTAAACCTTGGTCATGTGGATATAGAACTTAGCGATCGCGGCATCCAAGATCGCGCAGGTAGCATCGCTAAACTACGTCAAGAATTTAATAAATTGCCTGGAGTCGCGTCCAACATTGGCGGCTTTATTTCCCATCGTATGGATGAAGTCTTATCTGGAGTTCGCAGCGCGATCGCTGTTAAAGTGTTCGGTCAAGATTTAGAAGAACTAAGGGCGATCGGTAGAGAAGTAGAAACTGCCATGAAGGGAATTGACGGGCTGGTGGATTTACAACTGGAGCCGCAAGTTCCTGTTCGACAATTGCAAATCAAATTTGATCGACCGATGGCAGCAAGGTATGGTCTAACGATTGGACATCTTGCCGAAATGGTCGAAACTTCCCTCAATGGCAAAACCGTTTCCCAAGTATTACAAGGACAGCAATTATTCGATCTGGTAGTATGGCTGAAACCTGAAGCCAGAAACAACCTTGATGTAATTCAGAATCTATTAGTCGATACACCCACAGGGCAGAAGATTCCCTTATCTCAAGTCGCTCAAATTGAATATGGAACAGGCGCAAATACAATCAATCGTGAAAATGTTTCCCGTCTGCTCGTGGTTTCGGCTAACGTATCAGGACGAGATTTGCGATCGCTGGTCAACGAGATTCAGGAAAAAGTCAAGCAGCAGGTAATCTTACCCGCAGGCTATTTTATCCAGTACGGTGGACAGTTTGAATCCGAAGAACGTGCCACCCAAAACTTACTTATCTTTGGCAGTCTCGCCGCCCTAATTATCGCAGTGCTGATGTACTTCGCTGTCAAATCCATTCCTGCGATGTTAATGATTATGGTGAATTTACCCCTCGCTGTAGTTGGTGGCATTTTAGCGATCGCCATTAGTGGTAGCGTGATTTCTGTTGCTTCCCTCGTTGGTTTCATCACCCTATTTGGAGTCGCCGTGAGAAATGGATTACTACTAGTCGATAATTACAATCAAAAATTTGCCAAGGGAATTCCCTTCCAGCAAGTAATTCATGAAGGCTCAATGGAACGACTAGTCGCCATTCTGATGACTGCCCTCACATCAGCGCTCGGCATGGTTCCCCTCGTCATCGGCACAGGTGCTGGCAAAGAAATACTGCAACCCCTCGCTGTTGTAGTATTAGGCGGTTTAGTCACCTCTACGGCTCTAACTTTATTGGTACTGCCTGCCTTATATTCCCAATTTGGGAAATATGTCGCGCCTAAACTAAAAACAGAGCTTGTGTCTCCTGCTACGCAGGAGCCGCAAACTTCTATATTTTAA
- the uvrC gene encoding excinuclease ABC subunit UvrC: protein MMTEPLLQNPEKLQTRLKEIPLEAGVYFMRDRHDGVIYIGKSKALRNRVRSYFRNSQDLSPRIAMMVQLVHEIEFIVTDSEAEALALESNLIKQYQPYYNVLLKDDKKYPYVCITWSEDYPRIFITRKRRMGGTKDKYYGPYVDVFNLKRTLGIIKRAFPLRQRPIPMFKDRPCLNYDMGLCPAVCQQIISPEDYRKTMLKVAMIFQGRSSELVETFTEKMEAAAEALEFEKAADLRDRIQVLQNLNSNQKVSLPDDTVSRDAIAMAQDEQHTCIQLFQIRAGRLVGRLAFVADSQSDTPEAILQRTLEAHYQNCDPVEIPNEVHTQLELPEVEILQAWLSDRKGRKVAIATPQRQLKAELIEMVERNAQYELARIQKQSDRNLQGLEDLAEILNLDSLPHRIEGYDISHIQGSDAVASQVVFIDGIPAKQHYRHYKIRNPDIQTGHSDDFASLAEVIARRFRKYSTFGMEALTPSPSPIEGEGGKNDGDFPDVVMIDGGKGQLSSVMKIIDKLGLRDRLTVISLAKKREEIFLPEQSEPLVSGDPERAGVQVLRRLRDEAHRFAITFHRKKRSQRMQRSHLDQITGLGHHRQKILLEKFHSVDYIRQATVEQIAETDGIGKKLAQHIYNHFHST, encoded by the coding sequence ATGATGACTGAGCCGCTACTACAAAATCCTGAAAAACTACAGACGAGATTAAAGGAAATCCCCCTAGAAGCAGGGGTCTACTTTATGCGCGATCGCCATGATGGCGTAATTTATATCGGCAAATCGAAGGCTCTACGCAATCGAGTGCGATCGTACTTTCGCAACAGTCAAGACTTATCGCCACGTATTGCAATGATGGTGCAGTTGGTGCATGAGATAGAATTCATCGTTACCGACTCCGAAGCCGAAGCCCTCGCCCTTGAATCGAACCTGATCAAGCAATATCAACCCTATTACAACGTTCTTCTCAAAGATGACAAGAAATATCCCTACGTCTGTATTACTTGGTCAGAGGACTATCCACGCATTTTTATTACGCGCAAACGTAGAATGGGCGGCACAAAGGATAAATACTACGGGCCCTATGTCGATGTTTTTAACCTCAAGCGGACTTTGGGAATTATCAAACGGGCTTTCCCACTCCGCCAAAGACCGATACCAATGTTTAAAGATCGCCCCTGCTTGAACTATGACATGGGTTTATGTCCTGCGGTATGCCAGCAAATAATTTCACCAGAAGATTATCGTAAGACAATGTTAAAAGTAGCGATGATTTTTCAGGGACGATCTAGTGAATTAGTAGAAACGTTTACTGAGAAAATGGAAGCGGCGGCGGAAGCTTTGGAGTTTGAGAAGGCAGCCGATTTACGCGATCGCATCCAAGTTTTGCAAAACCTCAACTCTAATCAAAAGGTTTCTCTACCAGATGATACAGTTTCTCGCGATGCGATCGCCATGGCACAAGACGAGCAGCATACCTGTATTCAGCTATTTCAAATTAGAGCAGGGCGTTTAGTTGGTCGCTTAGCATTTGTGGCGGATAGTCAGAGTGATACACCAGAGGCGATTTTACAGCGTACTTTAGAGGCTCACTACCAAAACTGCGATCCTGTGGAAATTCCCAACGAAGTCCACACCCAATTGGAACTTCCTGAAGTAGAGATTTTGCAGGCATGGCTAAGCGATCGCAAGGGACGAAAAGTAGCGATCGCCACACCGCAGCGTCAACTCAAGGCTGAACTGATCGAAATGGTGGAACGTAATGCCCAGTATGAGTTAGCCAGAATTCAAAAGCAAAGCGATCGCAATTTACAAGGATTGGAAGACTTAGCGGAAATTCTTAATCTCGACAGTTTGCCCCATCGGATTGAAGGCTATGATATTTCGCATATTCAAGGTTCCGATGCTGTTGCTAGCCAAGTTGTATTTATTGATGGCATTCCCGCTAAGCAGCACTATCGTCATTACAAAATCCGCAATCCTGATATTCAAACTGGACATTCCGACGACTTTGCTAGCCTCGCCGAAGTAATTGCTAGAAGGTTTCGGAAGTATTCCACGTTTGGAATGGAAGCCCTCACCCCCAGCCCCTCTCCCATTGAGGGAGAGGGGGGCAAGAATGATGGTGATTTCCCCGATGTCGTAATGATCGATGGTGGCAAGGGTCAACTTTCATCGGTAATGAAAATTATTGATAAGTTGGGTTTGCGCGATCGCCTAACCGTGATTAGTTTAGCGAAAAAACGAGAGGAAATCTTTTTACCTGAACAGTCAGAGCCTCTGGTGAGTGGCGATCCAGAACGAGCAGGCGTGCAGGTGCTGCGGCGGTTGCGCGATGAAGCCCACCGTTTCGCGATTACATTCCATCGTAAAAAACGCAGTCAAAGAATGCAGCGATCGCACCTCGATCAAATTACAGGTTTAGGACATCATCGCCAAAAGATTCTGCTGGAGAAATTCCATTCCGTTGATTATATTCGTCAAGCAACGGTTGAACAGATTGCCGAAACCGATGGTATCGGCAAGAAGTTAGCTCAACATATTTATAATCATTTTCATTCAACCTGA
- a CDS encoding Uma2 family endonuclease — protein MKWEEACANKQLQDLPFKIELNKWGQIIMSPVKIKHSFHQGRIQRLLESLLSNGEVMPKCAIDTKDGIKVADVVWCSEERFDKIQDEVSASIAPDICIEVKSIGNSLGEMEFKKKSYFEAQALEVWLCNEQGQIRFYNEQGELAQSLLVPNFPNQIKR, from the coding sequence ATGAAATGGGAAGAAGCTTGTGCGAATAAACAGCTACAAGATTTACCCTTCAAAATTGAATTAAATAAGTGGGGACAAATCATAATGAGTCCAGTAAAGATTAAACATTCTTTTCATCAAGGAAGAATTCAACGTTTGTTAGAATCTTTATTAAGTAATGGGGAAGTAATGCCAAAATGTGCGATCGACACGAAAGATGGGATTAAGGTTGCTGATGTTGTCTGGTGTTCGGAGGAAAGATTTGACAAAATTCAAGATGAAGTATCAGCATCAATTGCGCCAGACATTTGTATAGAAGTTAAATCTATAGGCAATAGCTTGGGTGAAATGGAATTCAAAAAAAAGTCATACTTTGAAGCCCAAGCTCTTGAAGTATGGCTATGTAACGAACAAGGTCAAATAAGATTTTATAATGAACAAGGGGAGTTAGCTCAATCTCTATTAGTCCCTAATTTTCCCAATCAGATTAAACGATAA